Genomic window (Trueperaceae bacterium):
GCTCTGTCAAGGGTCGGACCTCCCGCCCAGGGCTGCACGCATCGACTGCTTCATGTCGCGCCTGTTGACCAAGCTCCGCGCCTCGCTCCCCGACCTCAGCCCAGTGCTGCGGCGCGTGGCCGAGTACGTGCTCGAGCACCCCGACGCGGTCATCTACCACAGCGTCACCGAACTCGCCGAGGCGGCGCGCAGCAGCGAGGGCAGCATCATCCGCTTCTGTCAGGACCTCGGCTTCTCCGGGTTCCAGGAGTTCAAGCTGACCCTGGCCGTCGAGTCGGGCACGCCGAGCCGCACCTTCGAGCCCAACGGCGAGACGAACCTCATGGCCAAGCTCGCGCACCACGCCGCCGGCACGCTCGCCGAGACCGCGACGCTCTTCGAGCAAGACGTCTTCGAGACCGTGGCCGAGCGCCTGGCCGCCGCGACGCGTATCGACGTCTACGGGGTCGGCGCCTCCGGGGTCGTGGCGCAGTACTTCGCTTACAAGCTCCTGCGCTTCGGGCTGACGGCCCAGGCGTACACGGACATGCACCTGGGCTCCATGAGCGCCTCCAACCTCTCGCCGACGTCCGTCGCCATCGGCATCTCCAGCTCGGGCTCCA
Coding sequences:
- a CDS encoding MurR/RpiR family transcriptional regulator, with product MSRLLTKLRASLPDLSPVLRRVAEYVLEHPDAVIYHSVTELAEAARSSEGSIIRFCQDLGFSGFQEFKLTLAVESGTPSRTFEPNGETNLMAKLAHHAAGTLAETATLFEQDVFETVAERLAAATRIDVYGVGASGVVAQYFAYKLLRFGLTAQAYTDMHLGSMSASNLSPTSVAIGISSSGSTIDTLQAVKVAKAAGAFTVAVTNRLKSPLAKVADRSLFASPPESPLTGGDVFAKIGQLLVLEGLVRLMAEADDEFKEGVRRTAQVVADRSM